In one window of Haloimpatiens sp. FM7315 DNA:
- a CDS encoding bifunctional 5,10-methylenetetrahydrofolate dehydrogenase/5,10-methenyltetrahydrofolate cyclohydrolase, with amino-acid sequence MGKVIKGKPVADSITMDLSKEVSLIKEKNIKPKLSIIRVGKNESDLAYERGIIKRCEGIGIEVEVKEYKGDINIEDFTMEINKVNEDDNTHGILIFRPLPKSLDENVVKYVIDPKKDMDCFSPLNVAKLMEGDETGFSPCTPEAVMEMLKYYNIDICGKNFVVVGRSMVVGKPVSMLLLKENATVTICHSKTKDLKEVTSKADVLVVGVGRPKFINSDYVKKGSVIIDVGINVDKEGNLCGDVDTEDCLKKAEIISKVPGGVGSVTTSVLAKHIIKACRNQNNI; translated from the coding sequence ATGGGAAAGGTTATAAAAGGGAAACCTGTAGCTGACAGTATAACAATGGATCTGTCAAAAGAAGTGAGTCTTATTAAGGAGAAAAATATTAAACCTAAGCTTTCTATAATAAGAGTGGGAAAAAACGAAAGTGATTTAGCTTATGAAAGAGGAATCATAAAAAGATGTGAAGGCATAGGTATAGAAGTAGAAGTAAAAGAGTATAAGGGAGATATAAATATAGAGGATTTTACAATGGAAATAAATAAGGTAAATGAGGATGATAATACTCATGGCATACTTATATTTAGACCTCTTCCTAAGTCTTTAGATGAAAATGTAGTTAAATATGTTATTGACCCTAAAAAGGATATGGATTGTTTTAGTCCTTTAAATGTTGCAAAATTAATGGAAGGTGATGAAACAGGATTTTCTCCTTGTACACCTGAGGCTGTAATGGAAATGCTTAAGTACTACAATATAGATATTTGTGGTAAAAACTTTGTGGTAGTTGGAAGATCTATGGTTGTTGGTAAACCTGTGTCTATGCTACTATTAAAAGAAAATGCTACAGTTACAATTTGCCATTCAAAGACAAAAGATTTAAAGGAAGTAACATCAAAAGCTGACGTTCTTGTAGTTGGAGTTGGAAGACCTAAATTTATTAATTCTGATTATGTTAAGAAAGGCTCAGTAATCATAGATGTAGGTATAAATGTAGATAAAGAAGGAAATTTATGCGGAGATGTTGATACTGAAGATTGTCTTAAAAAAGCAGAAATCATAAGCAAAGTTCCTGGAGGAGTTGGTTCTGTTACTACTTCTGTATTAGCTAAACACATTATAAAAGCTTGTAGAAATCAAAATAATATCTAG
- a CDS encoding OsmC family protein: MAIDVFKSTAKLTDGIRIECSSRDHKIVLDEPKNLGGSDEGMNPVEAVLCSLGACQCIVAKSFAKVKNINLEDFWVEIEGNLDTDGFTGKNKDTRIGLQEIRTKVHIKSSSPEEEIKKFVKFIEHTCPVEDTIKNSANLSSEIVIEK, translated from the coding sequence ATGGCAATAGATGTTTTTAAAAGCACTGCTAAATTGACAGATGGAATAAGAATTGAATGTTCTTCAAGAGACCATAAAATCGTTTTGGACGAGCCTAAAAATTTAGGTGGCTCAGATGAAGGCATGAACCCAGTAGAAGCAGTACTTTGCTCTTTAGGCGCTTGTCAATGTATTGTGGCTAAAAGCTTTGCAAAAGTAAAAAACATTAATCTTGAAGATTTTTGGGTTGAAATTGAAGGTAACTTAGACACAGATGGTTTTACAGGAAAAAACAAAGACACTCGTATAGGTTTACAAGAAATAAGAACAAAAGTACACATAAAATCTTCTTCACCAGAAGAAGAAATAAAGAAATTCGTTAAATTTATTGAGCATACATGTCCTGTTGAGGATACAATTAAAAATTCAGCAAACTTATCCTCTGAAATAGTAATAGAAAAATAG
- the gcvT gene encoding glycine cleavage system aminomethyltransferase GcvT gives MCTNLKNTPLRSVYEKYGGKIIDFTGWALPVQFEGIIQEHERVRNKAGLFDVSHMGEVTVEGKDALKYLDHMMTNNIKALVDNEVVYTLMCYKDGGVVDDLILYRYSDDRFFLVVNASNVDKDYKWLVDNIGNFDVKLENVSSKYAQLAIQGPNAEKILQKIADTNLSEIEFFHFKDPVKVDEVKCIVSRTGYTGEDGFEIYLNPENAVKVWEKLMEVGKEEGLAPIGLGARDTLRFEATLPLYGNEISKDITPIEAGLGYFVKLDKEEFNGKEVLKKQKTEGLTRKEVGFEMKDRGVARHGYNVFDDNSNKIGVVTTGYYSPTLKKNIGIALVDINNSKMGSDLYIEVRNRKLKAEIVSKRFYVKKTKNK, from the coding sequence ATGTGTACAAATTTAAAAAACACTCCATTGAGAAGTGTTTATGAAAAATACGGTGGGAAAATAATTGACTTTACAGGATGGGCACTTCCAGTTCAATTTGAAGGTATAATTCAGGAACACGAAAGAGTTAGAAATAAAGCTGGACTTTTCGATGTATCTCATATGGGGGAAGTTACAGTAGAAGGAAAAGATGCTCTAAAATATTTAGATCATATGATGACAAACAATATAAAAGCTCTTGTAGACAATGAAGTAGTATACACTCTTATGTGCTATAAGGACGGTGGAGTAGTTGATGATTTAATATTGTATAGGTATTCTGATGATCGCTTCTTTTTAGTGGTAAATGCAAGTAATGTGGACAAGGATTATAAATGGTTAGTAGACAATATAGGAAATTTTGATGTAAAACTTGAAAACGTTTCATCTAAATATGCTCAATTAGCAATTCAAGGACCTAATGCTGAAAAAATTCTTCAAAAAATCGCAGACACAAATCTAAGTGAAATCGAATTTTTCCATTTTAAAGACCCAGTAAAAGTTGATGAAGTTAAATGCATTGTATCAAGAACAGGCTACACTGGAGAAGATGGGTTTGAAATATATTTAAATCCAGAAAATGCAGTGAAGGTATGGGAAAAACTTATGGAAGTGGGAAAAGAAGAAGGACTTGCCCCTATTGGATTAGGAGCTAGAGATACTCTTAGATTTGAAGCTACACTTCCCCTATATGGAAATGAAATTTCTAAAGACATAACACCTATAGAAGCAGGACTAGGTTATTTTGTTAAATTAGATAAAGAAGAATTTAATGGTAAAGAAGTTCTAAAAAAACAAAAAACAGAAGGCCTAACAAGAAAAGAAGTAGGATTTGAAATGAAAGACAGAGGTGTTGCAAGACACGGATACAACGTATTTGATGATAATAGTAATAAAATTGGTGTTGTTACTACAGGATATTATTCACCTACATTGAAGAAAAACATTGGTATAGCTTTAGTAGATATCAATAATTCTAAAATGGGTTCAGATTTATATATAGAGGTAAGAAATAGAAAATTAAAGGCTGAAATTGTAAGCAAGAGATTTTATGTTAAAAAAACCAAGAATAAATAA
- the gcvH gene encoding glycine cleavage system protein GcvH produces MNILNNLLYTNDHDWVKVEGNKAYVGLTDYAQHALGSIVFVELPEIDDELAKGDTFGVVESVKAASDSYMPIGGKVLEINDEVVDNPEVLNEDPYKNWLICVEISDEKELKDLLDSDAYRELCSKEE; encoded by the coding sequence ATGAATATATTAAATAATTTATTATATACAAATGATCATGATTGGGTAAAGGTTGAAGGAAATAAAGCTTATGTAGGTCTTACTGACTATGCTCAACATGCATTAGGTTCTATAGTCTTTGTAGAACTTCCAGAAATAGATGATGAATTAGCAAAAGGAGATACCTTCGGTGTTGTAGAGTCTGTAAAAGCAGCTTCAGATTCTTATATGCCAATAGGTGGAAAAGTATTAGAAATTAATGATGAAGTGGTTGATAATCCTGAAGTATTAAACGAAGATCCTTATAAAAATTGGTTAATATGTGTGGAAATTAGTGATGAGAAAGAGTTAAAAGATTTACTTGATTCAGATGCGTATAGAGAATTATGTAGCAAGGAGGAATAG
- the gcvPB gene encoding aminomethyl-transferring glycine dehydrogenase subunit GcvPB, which yields MKVYNKLIFELSKEGRKAYSLPKLDVPDYCIEDMIPKESIRNKEPELPEVSEVDVVRHYTLLSNKNYYVDKGFYPLGSCTMKYNPKINEDMAQLNEFTRVHPYQEEKEIQGSLELMYDLEEKLCEITGMNGFTLQPAAGAHGELTGLMIIKAYHRKRGDLKRNKIIVPDSAHGTNPASANVAGFDIVEVKSNKDGNVDLEALKEVLNDEIAGLMLTNPNTVGLFEKDIKTIANMVHEAGGLVYYDGANLNAIMGITRPGDMGFDVCHLNLHKTFAAPHGGGGPGSGPVGVKKQLLGLLPSPVVKKENDIYKLDYDRPDSIGKVKNFYGNFGVMVKAYSYILTMGSDGLKEASEMAVLNANYIKEKLKDYYKVGINRVCKHEIVFAGLKNRENNISTLDVAKRIIDNGYHPPTIYFPLIVDSALMIEPTETESKETIDGFIEAMIKIAKEAENNPEIFKGAPYDAPIRRLDEVKAAREAVVKWSK from the coding sequence GTGAAGGTCTATAATAAGCTAATATTTGAGCTTTCAAAAGAGGGAAGAAAAGCCTATTCACTTCCAAAGTTAGATGTTCCTGATTATTGCATTGAAGATATGATTCCAAAAGAGTCAATAAGGAATAAAGAACCAGAGCTTCCAGAAGTGAGTGAGGTTGATGTTGTAAGGCATTACACTTTATTGTCAAATAAAAACTATTATGTAGATAAAGGATTTTACCCATTAGGCTCTTGCACAATGAAATACAATCCTAAAATTAACGAAGATATGGCACAGTTAAATGAGTTTACAAGAGTACATCCTTATCAGGAGGAAAAAGAAATTCAAGGTTCTTTAGAACTTATGTATGATCTTGAAGAAAAGTTATGTGAAATAACAGGAATGAATGGCTTTACTTTGCAACCAGCTGCAGGTGCACATGGTGAACTAACAGGATTAATGATAATTAAAGCATATCACAGAAAAAGAGGAGACTTAAAAAGAAATAAAATTATAGTTCCAGATTCAGCACATGGAACAAATCCAGCTAGTGCCAATGTTGCAGGTTTTGATATTGTAGAGGTTAAGTCAAATAAAGATGGAAATGTAGACTTAGAGGCTTTAAAAGAAGTATTAAATGATGAAATTGCAGGTTTAATGCTTACAAATCCAAATACAGTAGGTTTATTTGAAAAAGATATAAAAACTATAGCAAATATGGTTCATGAAGCTGGAGGATTAGTATACTATGACGGAGCTAATTTAAATGCCATTATGGGAATTACAAGGCCAGGAGACATGGGCTTTGATGTATGTCATTTAAATCTTCATAAAACTTTTGCAGCACCTCATGGTGGTGGAGGACCAGGATCAGGTCCTGTAGGGGTTAAAAAGCAGTTATTGGGCTTGCTTCCATCTCCTGTAGTTAAAAAAGAAAATGATATCTATAAATTAGACTATGATAGACCTGATTCTATAGGTAAAGTTAAGAATTTCTATGGAAATTTTGGAGTAATGGTTAAAGCCTATTCCTATATATTAACTATGGGTAGTGATGGTTTAAAAGAAGCCTCAGAGATGGCAGTTTTAAATGCTAATTATATTAAAGAAAAATTAAAAGACTATTATAAAGTAGGCATTAATCGTGTTTGCAAACACGAGATAGTTTTTGCCGGACTAAAAAATAGGGAAAACAATATATCTACTTTAGATGTTGCAAAGAGAATTATAGATAATGGATATCATCCACCTACAATCTATTTTCCATTGATAGTTGATAGTGCTCTTATGATTGAGCCTACAGAGACAGAAAGTAAGGAAACTATTGATGGGTTTATTGAGGCTATGATTAAAATAGCAAAAGAAGCAGAAAATAACCCAGAGATTTTTAAAGGTGCACCATATGATGCTCCAATAAGAAGACTTGATGAAGTTAAAGCTGCTAGGGAAGCTGTTGTAAAGTGGTCAAAATAA
- the lpdA gene encoding dihydrolipoyl dehydrogenase, translating into MDKDVIVIGGGPGGYVAAIRAAQLGLKVVVIEKDKFGGTCLNRGCIPTKALYREAEILNILKNIEDYGISVDSYKINVKKIQDRKNSIVSQLVSGIEQLMKANAVEVVYGRAELIDKNTVNVAIDNEEDRSFHGKNIIIATGSCPYIPDMPGKNLEGVITSDELLEFEEVPEELVVLGGGVIGMEFAGIFSAMGSKVTVIKASANMFPEEDSDIVKRFTASVKRKGIKLFASTKIKDIYRKENKIIIEIENSKGTSTVLADKILVSKGRRPVFSGLNLDRLGIKYNKKGIEVNENYETNIEGIYAIGDVNGITLLAHAASYQGVWVAEKIAGLETPKKASPVPNCIFVFPEIASIGLSEDKAKEKGIDYNVSKFMFGANGKALTLGETEGFVKIVSKASDNTILGVHIMGPHASDLIHEGALAVSNKLNLNHIKNTIHAHPTLAEAFSEAVLGLNCEAIHIANKKEINN; encoded by the coding sequence ATGGACAAGGACGTAATAGTAATAGGGGGAGGTCCGGGAGGTTATGTTGCGGCTATAAGAGCTGCTCAGCTTGGATTAAAGGTAGTTGTTATAGAGAAAGATAAGTTTGGAGGTACCTGCTTAAATAGAGGATGTATTCCAACTAAAGCTCTATATAGAGAAGCTGAAATTTTAAATATCCTTAAAAATATTGAGGATTATGGTATAAGTGTTGATAGTTATAAAATTAATGTAAAAAAAATACAAGATAGAAAAAATTCAATTGTAAGTCAGCTTGTTTCAGGAATAGAACAATTGATGAAGGCAAATGCTGTGGAAGTTGTATATGGCAGGGCAGAATTAATTGATAAAAATACAGTTAATGTAGCTATAGATAATGAAGAAGATAGAAGTTTTCATGGAAAAAACATTATAATAGCTACAGGTTCATGTCCATATATTCCTGATATGCCAGGGAAAAATCTAGAGGGCGTTATAACAAGTGATGAGCTTTTAGAATTTGAGGAAGTACCAGAGGAGCTAGTTGTACTAGGTGGCGGAGTTATAGGTATGGAATTTGCTGGAATATTTAGCGCTATGGGAAGTAAAGTTACGGTAATAAAGGCTTCAGCTAATATGTTTCCAGAAGAAGATAGTGATATAGTAAAGAGATTTACAGCTTCTGTTAAAAGAAAGGGTATTAAATTATTTGCTTCAACTAAGATTAAAGATATATATAGGAAAGAAAATAAGATAATTATTGAAATTGAAAACAGTAAAGGCACAAGTACTGTATTAGCAGATAAAATTTTGGTCTCTAAGGGAAGAAGACCTGTATTTTCAGGGTTAAATCTTGATAGACTTGGTATAAAATATAATAAAAAGGGTATAGAAGTAAATGAAAACTATGAGACTAATATTGAGGGGATTTATGCTATAGGAGATGTTAATGGTATAACACTTTTGGCTCATGCAGCCTCTTACCAAGGTGTATGGGTAGCGGAAAAAATAGCTGGTTTAGAGACACCTAAAAAGGCAAGTCCAGTTCCAAATTGTATATTCGTTTTTCCTGAAATTGCAAGTATAGGCTTAAGTGAAGATAAGGCTAAGGAAAAGGGTATAGATTATAATGTAAGTAAGTTTATGTTTGGAGCTAATGGAAAGGCTTTAACTTTAGGTGAAACAGAAGGTTTTGTAAAGATAGTTTCAAAAGCATCTGATAATACAATATTAGGTGTGCACATAATGGGTCCTCACGCATCGGATTTAATACATGAGGGAGCATTAGCAGTTAGCAACAAGTTAAATTTGAATCATATAAAAAACACCATACATGCTCATCCAACATTAGCAGAGGCTTTTAGTGAAGCTGTGCTTGGTTTAAACTGTGAGGCAATTCACATTGCAAATAAAAAAGAAATAAATAATTAA
- a CDS encoding ATPase, which translates to MNDGVRHFFPGGNTSEGFFSYYDYILPQNEANRIITIKGGPGTGKSSMMMKIGDYFNSKGYNVEFHHCSSDNNSLDAVVIPYLKTAMLDGTSPHVVDPKNPGAVDEVLNLCEYWDTKSLERNKDSIINVNKNISNTFKRAYKYINAAKLIEDSWYKLNLEALDISKINLLKENLKNEILKNNIGTIGKERHLFATAFTPKGIVTYINNLCENCQKVYVLNGEPGTLKSDILEYLKNEAIKRGHLVEILHKPLIPKEIEHIIIPDLSTAIITSNEINQKQFKGKQINMNEFQKETILCNNSKKLWKKKSIFI; encoded by the coding sequence ATGAATGATGGAGTAAGACATTTCTTTCCAGGCGGAAACACATCTGAAGGATTTTTTTCTTATTATGACTATATCTTACCTCAAAATGAGGCCAATAGAATAATTACAATAAAAGGTGGTCCAGGAACAGGTAAATCTTCTATGATGATGAAAATAGGTGATTATTTTAATTCAAAAGGTTACAATGTAGAATTTCATCACTGTTCTTCAGATAATAATTCTTTAGATGCTGTAGTAATACCATATTTAAAAACAGCCATGCTAGATGGAACTTCTCCTCATGTAGTAGATCCTAAAAATCCTGGTGCCGTAGATGAAGTTTTAAATCTTTGCGAATATTGGGATACTAAAAGCTTAGAACGTAACAAAGATAGTATAATTAACGTAAACAAAAATATATCAAATACCTTTAAAAGAGCCTACAAATATATAAATGCTGCAAAACTTATCGAAGACAGCTGGTATAAATTAAACTTAGAAGCTCTCGATATATCAAAAATAAACTTATTAAAAGAAAATCTAAAAAACGAAATTTTAAAAAACAATATAGGTACTATAGGTAAAGAAAGACATCTATTCGCTACTGCTTTTACACCTAAGGGGATTGTAACTTACATCAATAACTTATGTGAAAACTGCCAAAAGGTTTATGTGTTAAATGGAGAACCCGGAACTTTAAAATCAGATATATTAGAATACCTTAAAAATGAAGCAATTAAAAGAGGTCACCTAGTAGAAATTCTTCATAAACCACTTATTCCAAAGGAAATTGAGCATATAATAATTCCAGATTTAAGTACTGCAATTATAACCTCTAATGAAATAAATCAAAAACAATTTAAAGGTAAACAAATTAACATGAATGAATTTCAAAAAGAAACTATTCTATGTAATAATTCAAAAAAATTATGGAAGAAAAAGAGTATTTTCATATGA